In the genome of Rhodoferax sp. BAB1, one region contains:
- a CDS encoding GntR family transcriptional regulator, which produces MRVVHNSLHEQVADTLRQEIFNGTLAPGSFVDEAVLCVRLEISRTPLREALKVLTAEGLVRHEPRRGCFVNEVTEQDLDEIFPVIALLEGRCAHEAAVHASDADLVALETLHERLQKAARGKRIVDYYETNFAIHEAIITLANNRWLAQVIGDLRKILKLARLQQLHAPGRLEQSLSEHMAVFAALKARDADGAEAAMRTHLTRQREALRELTRQHSRRLA; this is translated from the coding sequence ATGCGTGTTGTCCATAACTCCTTGCACGAACAGGTTGCAGATACCCTGCGGCAGGAGATCTTCAATGGCACCCTGGCGCCGGGCAGTTTCGTGGACGAGGCGGTGCTGTGTGTGCGGCTGGAGATTTCGCGTACACCTTTGCGCGAGGCGCTCAAGGTCCTGACCGCGGAGGGCCTGGTGCGGCACGAGCCACGGCGCGGCTGTTTCGTCAACGAGGTGACCGAGCAGGATCTCGACGAGATCTTCCCGGTGATCGCGCTGCTGGAGGGGCGCTGTGCACACGAAGCCGCAGTCCATGCCAGCGATGCCGACCTGGTGGCCCTGGAGACCCTGCACGAGCGGCTGCAGAAGGCGGCCCGGGGCAAGCGCATCGTCGACTACTACGAGACCAATTTCGCCATCCACGAGGCCATCATCACGCTGGCCAATAACCGCTGGCTGGCCCAGGTCATCGGCGACCTGCGCAAGATCCTCAAACTGGCCCGGCTGCAGCAGTTGCATGCCCCGGGACGGCTGGAGCAGAGCCTGAGCGAGCACATGGCCGTGTTTGCCGCGCTCAAGGCGCGTGATGCCGACGGTGCCGAGGCGGCCATGCGTACCCACCTGACGCGCCAGCGCGAAGCGCTACGCGAACTGACCCGTCAACACAGCCGGAGACTGGCATGA
- the acs gene encoding acetate--CoA ligase: MSSPTSAIESVLVENRVFPPADAVVKAARISGMAQYQAMCDAFDKDFEGTWARLARENLVWTKPFTRTLDSSKKPFYKWFDDGELNASANCLDKHMGTSAENKTAIIFEADDGAVTKVTYKELLAKVSQFANALKAQGIKKGDRVLIYMPMTIEGVVAMQACARIGATHSVVFGGFSAKSLQERIIDAGAVAVITANYQMRGGKELPLKAIVDEGLAMGGCESIKTVLVYQRTATACNMVAGRDKTFAEALAGQSTVCAPTVVGAEHPLFILYTSGSTGKPKGVQHSTGGYLLWARLTMDWTFDLQPKDVFWCTADIGWITGHTYVAYGPLAAGATQIVFEGVPTYPNAGRFWQMIEKHKCTIFYTAPTAIRSLIKAAEGDEKVHPARSNLSSLRILGSVGEPINPEAWMWYHKHVGGERCPIVDTFWQTETGGHMITPLPGATPLVPGSCTLPLPGIAAAIVDEAGHDVPNGSGGILVVKKPWPSMIRTIWGDPERFKKSYFPEELKGYYLAGDGAVRSVDRGYFRITGRIDDVLNVSGHRMGTMEIESALVSKTDLVAEAAVVGRPDDLTGEAICAFVVLKRSRPTGEEAKAIAKELRDWVAKEIGPIAKPKDIRFGDNLPKTRSGKIMRRLLRSIAKGEAITSDTSTLENPAILDQLSQNN; encoded by the coding sequence ATGAGTTCACCAACGTCTGCCATCGAATCCGTCCTGGTCGAGAACCGTGTCTTTCCCCCGGCGGACGCGGTCGTCAAGGCGGCGCGCATCTCCGGCATGGCGCAGTACCAGGCCATGTGTGACGCCTTCGACAAGGATTTCGAGGGCACTTGGGCCCGGCTGGCACGCGAGAACCTGGTCTGGACCAAACCCTTCACCCGCACCCTGGATTCCTCCAAAAAGCCTTTCTACAAGTGGTTCGACGACGGCGAACTCAACGCCTCGGCCAACTGCCTGGACAAGCACATGGGCACGTCTGCCGAGAACAAGACGGCCATCATCTTCGAGGCCGACGACGGCGCGGTGACCAAGGTGACGTACAAGGAGCTGCTGGCCAAGGTCAGTCAGTTCGCCAACGCGCTCAAGGCCCAGGGCATCAAAAAGGGCGACCGCGTCCTGATCTACATGCCCATGACCATCGAGGGTGTGGTGGCCATGCAGGCCTGCGCCCGCATCGGCGCCACCCACTCGGTGGTCTTTGGCGGCTTCTCGGCCAAGTCGCTGCAGGAACGCATCATCGACGCCGGCGCCGTGGCCGTGATCACCGCCAATTACCAGATGCGCGGCGGCAAGGAATTGCCGCTGAAGGCCATCGTGGACGAGGGCCTGGCCATGGGCGGCTGCGAGTCCATCAAGACCGTGCTGGTCTACCAGCGCACGGCCACGGCCTGCAATATGGTCGCCGGGCGCGACAAGACCTTTGCCGAGGCGTTGGCCGGGCAGAGCACCGTGTGCGCACCGACGGTCGTGGGCGCCGAGCACCCGCTTTTCATCCTCTACACCTCGGGCTCCACCGGCAAGCCCAAGGGCGTGCAGCATTCCACCGGTGGTTACCTGCTGTGGGCCCGGCTCACGATGGACTGGACCTTCGACCTCCAGCCCAAGGACGTGTTCTGGTGCACGGCCGACATCGGCTGGATCACCGGCCACACCTACGTGGCCTACGGCCCGCTGGCCGCCGGTGCGACGCAGATCGTCTTCGAGGGCGTGCCGACCTACCCGAACGCCGGCCGCTTCTGGCAGATGATCGAGAAGCACAAGTGCACGATCTTCTACACCGCGCCCACGGCCATCCGCTCGCTGATCAAGGCGGCCGAGGGCGACGAGAAGGTGCATCCGGCCCGCTCCAACCTGAGCAGCCTGCGCATCCTGGGCTCGGTGGGCGAGCCCATCAACCCGGAAGCCTGGATGTGGTACCACAAGCACGTGGGCGGCGAGCGTTGCCCCATCGTCGACACCTTCTGGCAGACCGAGACCGGCGGCCACATGATCACCCCGCTGCCGGGCGCCACGCCCCTGGTGCCGGGTTCCTGCACCTTGCCCCTGCCGGGCATTGCGGCTGCCATCGTCGACGAGGCGGGCCATGACGTGCCCAACGGTTCCGGCGGCATCCTGGTGGTGAAGAAACCCTGGCCCTCGATGATCCGCACCATCTGGGGCGACCCCGAACGTTTCAAGAAGAGCTACTTCCCCGAGGAACTCAAGGGCTATTACCTGGCCGGTGATGGCGCCGTGCGCAGTGTCGACCGCGGCTACTTCCGCATCACGGGCCGCATTGACGATGTGCTCAACGTGTCGGGCCACCGCATGGGCACGATGGAGATCGAGTCCGCCCTGGTGTCCAAGACCGATCTGGTGGCCGAGGCCGCCGTGGTGGGTCGCCCCGACGACCTGACGGGTGAGGCCATCTGCGCCTTCGTGGTGCTCAAGCGCTCCCGCCCGACCGGCGAGGAAGCCAAGGCCATCGCCAAGGAGTTGCGTGACTGGGTGGCCAAGGAGATCGGGCCGATTGCGAAACCGAAGGACATCCGCTTCGGCGACAACCTGCCCAAAACCCGCAGCGGCAAGATCATGCGTCGCCTGCTGCGTTCCATCGCCAAGGGCGAGGCCATCACCTCAGACACTTCGACGCTGGAAAACCCCGCAATTCTTGATCAGTTGTCGCAGAACAACTGA
- the lgt gene encoding prolipoprotein diacylglyceryl transferase — protein MLIHPAIDPVALRLGPLSIHWYGITYLVAFGLFFWLGLRRLRHEPYASIRGDGAWSRRDVEDVLFYGVIGVVIGGRLGYCLFYKPAYYLSHPLEVFALWQGGMSFHGGMLGVVVAMLWFARARHKHWLQVADFVAPCVPTGLAAGRIGNFINGELWGRVADPALPWAMVFRGAGDAPRHPSQLYQFLLEGLLLFVLLWLYARRPRRTGQVAAAFLVGYGLLRFIAEYFREPDDYLGLLALNLSMGQWLCLPMIALGAGLWWWFGRLPQRP, from the coding sequence ATGCTGATCCATCCCGCCATCGATCCGGTCGCCCTGCGTCTGGGTCCGCTGTCCATCCACTGGTACGGCATCACCTATCTGGTCGCCTTTGGCCTGTTTTTCTGGCTGGGCCTGCGCCGCCTGCGGCACGAGCCCTATGCCTCGATCCGGGGCGACGGGGCCTGGAGTCGGCGCGATGTCGAGGACGTGCTGTTTTATGGCGTGATCGGCGTCGTGATCGGCGGGCGGCTGGGCTACTGTCTCTTCTACAAACCAGCCTATTACCTGAGCCATCCGCTGGAGGTCTTTGCCCTGTGGCAGGGCGGCATGAGTTTCCACGGGGGCATGCTGGGCGTGGTCGTGGCCATGCTCTGGTTCGCGCGTGCCCGCCACAAGCACTGGCTGCAGGTCGCCGATTTCGTGGCGCCCTGTGTGCCCACGGGCCTGGCGGCCGGGCGCATCGGCAACTTCATCAACGGCGAACTCTGGGGGCGCGTGGCGGATCCCGCCTTGCCCTGGGCCATGGTGTTTCGCGGTGCTGGCGATGCGCCGCGCCATCCCTCGCAGCTGTACCAGTTCCTGCTGGAGGGCCTGCTGCTCTTCGTGCTGCTCTGGCTCTACGCGCGCCGGCCGCGCCGCACCGGGCAGGTGGCCGCTGCCTTCCTGGTGGGGTACGGGCTGCTGCGTTTCATTGCCGAATACTTCAGGGAGCCGGATGACTATCTCGGCCTGCTGGCCCTGAACCTCAGCATGGGGCAATGGCTGTGCCTGCCCATGATCGCCCTGGGGGCGGGTCTCTGGTGGTGGTTCGGCCGCCTGCCGCAGCGGCCCTGA
- a CDS encoding fumarate hydratase produces MTTHIKQADLIESVAAALQYISYYHPADYIAHLARAYAREQSPAAKDAIAQILTNSKMSAVGHRPICQDTGIVNVFLKVGMDVRWDGFTGSLEDAVNEGVRRAYNHPDNTLRASVLADPQFARKNTGDNTPAVIFTEIVAGDKVEVTVAAKGGGSENKSKMVMMNPSDNLVDWVLKTVPTMGAGWCPPGMLGIGIGGTAEKAVLMAKESLMDDLDMYELQAKAAKGEKLSQVEELRLELYEKVNALGIGAQGLGGLTTVLDIKIKMYPTHAASKPVAMIPNCAATRHAHFVMDGSGPVYLDPPSLDLWPNVNWTPDTQKSKRVNLDKLTREEVASWKPGDTLLLNGKMLTGRDAAHKRIADMLAKGEKLPVDFSNRVIYYVGPVDPVKGEAVGPAGPTTATRMDKFTETMLGQTGLIAMIGKAERGPEAVEVIRQHKSAYLMAVGGAAYLVSKAIKTAKVVGFADLGMEAIYEFDVVDMPVTVAVDAGGTNAHVTGPAEWSKRIASGEFKGISLTTA; encoded by the coding sequence ATGACCACCCACATCAAGCAAGCCGACCTGATCGAATCGGTCGCCGCCGCCCTGCAGTACATCAGCTACTACCACCCGGCCGACTACATCGCCCATCTGGCCCGCGCCTATGCGCGCGAGCAGAGCCCGGCCGCCAAGGATGCCATTGCGCAGATCCTGACCAACAGCAAGATGAGCGCGGTGGGCCATCGTCCGATCTGCCAGGACACCGGCATCGTCAACGTCTTCCTCAAGGTCGGCATGGACGTGCGCTGGGACGGCTTCACCGGCAGCCTGGAGGATGCCGTCAACGAAGGCGTGCGCCGCGCCTACAACCACCCGGACAACACCCTGCGCGCCAGCGTGCTGGCCGACCCGCAGTTTGCCCGCAAGAACACCGGCGACAACACCCCCGCGGTCATCTTCACCGAGATCGTGGCCGGCGACAAGGTCGAGGTCACCGTGGCCGCCAAGGGCGGCGGCAGCGAGAACAAGAGCAAGATGGTCATGATGAACCCCAGCGACAACCTGGTCGACTGGGTGCTCAAGACCGTGCCCACCATGGGCGCCGGCTGGTGCCCGCCGGGCATGCTGGGCATCGGCATCGGTGGCACCGCCGAGAAGGCCGTCCTGATGGCCAAGGAAAGCCTGATGGACGACCTGGACATGTACGAATTGCAGGCCAAGGCAGCCAAGGGCGAGAAGCTGAGCCAAGTGGAAGAGTTGCGCCTGGAGCTGTACGAGAAGGTCAATGCGCTGGGCATCGGCGCCCAGGGCCTGGGCGGCCTGACCACTGTGCTCGACATCAAGATCAAGATGTACCCCACGCACGCGGCCAGCAAGCCCGTGGCCATGATCCCCAACTGCGCTGCCACGCGCCATGCGCACTTCGTCATGGACGGCTCGGGTCCGGTCTACCTGGACCCGCCCAGCCTGGACCTCTGGCCCAATGTGAACTGGACACCCGACACCCAGAAGAGCAAGCGCGTGAACCTGGACAAGCTCACCCGTGAAGAAGTGGCGAGCTGGAAACCGGGTGACACCCTGCTGCTCAACGGCAAGATGCTCACCGGCCGCGACGCCGCGCACAAGCGCATTGCCGACATGCTGGCCAAGGGTGAGAAACTGCCGGTGGACTTCAGCAACCGCGTCATCTACTACGTGGGCCCGGTCGACCCCGTCAAGGGCGAGGCCGTCGGCCCCGCCGGCCCCACCACCGCCACCCGCATGGACAAGTTCACCGAGACCATGCTGGGCCAGACCGGCCTGATCGCCATGATCGGCAAGGCCGAGCGCGGCCCCGAGGCCGTCGAGGTGATCCGCCAGCACAAGAGCGCCTACCTCATGGCCGTGGGCGGCGCCGCCTACCTGGTCAGCAAGGCCATCAAGACCGCCAAGGTGGTGGGTTTTGCCGACCTGGGCATGGAAGCCATCTACGAATTCGACGTGGTGGACATGCCGGTCACCGTGGCGGTGGACGCCGGCGGCACCAATGCCCACGTCACCGGCCCGGCCGAGTGGAGCAAGCGGATTGCCAGCGGCGAGTTCAAGGGCATCTCGCTCACAACCGCGTGA
- a CDS encoding c-type cytochrome, producing the protein MKRALFVLFAAATVSAPVLADQALATSKNCMACHAVDKKLVGPSFKDVAKKYAGDKSAADKLATKIVKGGSGVWGPVPMPANPQVSEAEAKKLAAWTLAAK; encoded by the coding sequence ATGAAACGCGCCCTTTTCGTCCTGTTTGCCGCCGCCACCGTCAGCGCTCCCGTGCTGGCCGACCAGGCTCTGGCCACTTCCAAGAACTGCATGGCCTGCCACGCCGTCGACAAGAAGCTGGTGGGCCCGTCCTTCAAGGACGTTGCCAAAAAATACGCTGGCGACAAATCCGCAGCCGACAAGCTCGCCACCAAGATCGTCAAGGGTGGTTCCGGCGTCTGGGGCCCCGTGCCCATGCCGGCCAATCCGCAGGTCAGCGAAGCCGAGGCCAAGAAACTGGCCGCCTGGACCCTGGCTGCCAAGTAA
- the ilvD gene encoding dihydroxy-acid dehydratase yields the protein MATKVIQINRRSANITEGKSRAPNRSMYYAMGYEESDFKKPMVGVANGHSTITPCNSGLQKLADAAIAGIEEAGGNAQVFGTPTISDGMAMGTEGMKYSLVSREVISDCIETCVQGQWMDGVLVVGGCDKNMPGGMMGMLRANVPSIYVYGGTILPGHYKGQDLNIVSVFEAVGQNAAGNMSDADLREIEMRAIPGTGSCGGMYTANTMSSAFEALGMSLPYSSTMANPHDEKQNSAKESAKVLIEAIKKDLKPRDIVTRKSIENAVAVIMATGGSTNAVLHFLAIAHAADVEWSIDDFERVRKKTPVLCDLKPSGKYLAVDLHKAGGIPQVMKVLLNAGLLHGDCITITGQTIAEVLKDVPDQPRADQDVIRPISKPMYEEGHLAILKGNLSPEGAVAKITGLKNPVITGPARVFDDEQSALKAILDGKIKAGDVMVLRYLGPKGGPGMPEMLAPTGALIGAGLGESVGLITDGRFSGGTWGMVVGHVAPEAAAGGTIAFVKEGDSITIDAHELKLELNVPAAELAKRREGWTPPQPRYTRGVQAKFAFNACSASKGAVLDNY from the coding sequence ATGGCCACCAAAGTCATCCAGATCAACCGCCGCTCGGCCAACATCACCGAAGGCAAGTCGCGCGCACCCAACCGTTCCATGTACTACGCCATGGGCTACGAGGAAAGCGATTTCAAGAAACCCATGGTCGGCGTCGCCAACGGCCACAGCACCATCACCCCCTGCAACTCGGGCCTGCAGAAGCTGGCCGACGCCGCGATCGCCGGCATCGAGGAAGCCGGCGGCAACGCCCAGGTCTTCGGCACCCCCACCATCAGCGACGGCATGGCCATGGGCACCGAGGGCATGAAGTACTCGCTGGTCTCGCGCGAAGTCATCTCCGACTGCATCGAGACCTGCGTGCAGGGCCAGTGGATGGACGGCGTGCTGGTGGTCGGCGGCTGCGACAAGAACATGCCCGGCGGCATGATGGGCATGCTGCGCGCCAACGTGCCTTCCATCTACGTCTACGGCGGCACCATCCTGCCTGGCCACTACAAGGGCCAGGACCTCAACATCGTCAGCGTGTTCGAGGCCGTGGGCCAGAACGCGGCCGGCAACATGAGCGACGCCGACCTGCGCGAGATCGAGATGCGCGCCATCCCCGGCACCGGCTCCTGCGGCGGCATGTACACCGCCAACACCATGTCCAGCGCCTTCGAGGCCCTGGGTATGTCCCTGCCCTATTCCTCCACCATGGCCAATCCGCACGACGAGAAGCAGAACTCGGCCAAGGAATCCGCCAAGGTGCTGATCGAGGCGATCAAGAAGGACCTGAAGCCGCGCGACATCGTGACGCGCAAGAGCATCGAGAACGCCGTAGCCGTCATCATGGCCACTGGCGGCTCCACCAATGCCGTGCTGCACTTCCTTGCCATTGCCCATGCGGCGGATGTGGAGTGGAGCATCGACGACTTCGAGCGCGTGCGCAAGAAGACCCCGGTGCTCTGCGACCTCAAGCCCAGCGGCAAGTACCTGGCAGTGGACCTGCACAAGGCGGGCGGCATTCCCCAGGTCATGAAGGTCCTGCTGAACGCCGGCCTGCTGCACGGCGACTGCATCACCATCACCGGCCAGACCATCGCCGAAGTGCTCAAGGACGTGCCGGACCAGCCGCGCGCCGACCAGGACGTGATCCGCCCCATCAGCAAGCCCATGTACGAAGAAGGCCACCTGGCCATCCTCAAGGGCAACCTCTCGCCCGAAGGTGCGGTGGCCAAGATCACCGGCCTGAAGAACCCGGTCATCACCGGCCCGGCACGGGTGTTCGACGACGAGCAGTCGGCCCTCAAGGCCATCCTGGACGGCAAGATCAAGGCCGGCGACGTCATGGTGCTGCGCTACCTCGGCCCCAAGGGCGGCCCCGGCATGCCCGAGATGCTGGCCCCCACCGGCGCCCTGATCGGTGCCGGCCTGGGCGAGAGCGTGGGCCTGATCACCGATGGCCGCTTCTCCGGCGGCACCTGGGGCATGGTGGTCGGCCACGTGGCGCCGGAAGCGGCTGCCGGCGGCACCATCGCCTTCGTCAAGGAAGGCGACAGCATCACCATCGACGCCCATGAACTCAAGCTGGAACTGAATGTGCCGGCAGCGGAGCTGGCCAAGCGCCGCGAAGGCTGGACGCCGCCGCAGCCGCGCTACACACGTGGTGTGCAGGCCAAGTTCGCCTTCAACGCCTGCTCGGCCAGCAAGGGCGCGGTGCTGGACAACTACTGA
- the murI gene encoding glutamate racemase has translation MTRPVGVFDSGIGGLSVLQALRAELPHQSFVYVADSGHAPYGEREPGHVIERSQALTRHLIQAYDVQALVVACNTATAAAIALLRQQHPELPVVGVEPALKPAAQASRTHRVGVLATRGTLESAKFQALLASQQGQADFVLQACDGLADAIEHQDSERIAALGRRYVQALGSCGQDEGKIDTVVLGCTHYPLVADTLQALLGPEVELLASGPPVARQTRRVLPQVAGSGHPTLRWLTTGPADQLQAAVQRWLQAQAHVGTLKI, from the coding sequence GTGACACGACCGGTCGGCGTCTTCGACAGCGGCATCGGGGGCCTGAGCGTCCTGCAGGCCTTGCGCGCCGAGCTGCCGCACCAGTCCTTCGTCTACGTGGCCGACAGCGGCCACGCCCCCTACGGGGAGCGTGAGCCCGGCCACGTGATCGAGCGCTCGCAGGCGCTCACCAGGCACCTGATCCAGGCCTACGACGTCCAGGCGCTGGTGGTGGCTTGCAACACGGCCACGGCGGCGGCCATCGCCCTGCTACGCCAGCAGCACCCCGAGTTGCCCGTCGTGGGGGTCGAGCCGGCGCTCAAACCCGCCGCCCAGGCCAGCCGCACGCACCGTGTGGGGGTGCTGGCCACGCGCGGCACCCTGGAAAGCGCCAAGTTCCAGGCTCTGCTGGCCTCCCAGCAGGGGCAGGCCGACTTCGTGCTGCAAGCATGCGACGGCCTGGCCGACGCCATTGAGCATCAGGACAGCGAGCGCATTGCGGCCCTGGGCCGTCGTTACGTCCAGGCGCTGGGTTCCTGTGGTCAGGATGAAGGCAAGATCGACACCGTGGTGCTGGGCTGTACCCATTACCCCCTGGTCGCCGACACCTTGCAGGCCCTGCTGGGTCCGGAGGTGGAACTGCTTGCCAGCGGCCCCCCGGTCGCGCGGCAAACCCGCCGTGTGCTGCCGCAAGTCGCCGGCAGCGGCCACCCTACCCTGCGCTGGCTGACCACGGGCCCGGCCGATCAGCTACAGGCTGCAGTACAGCGCTGGCTGCAAGCGCAGGCGCATGTCGGGACTCTGAAAATCTGA
- a CDS encoding malonyl-CoA decarboxylase, with the protein MSATSWISRKVAYLFPLDRKGLLVMDAAGSLQTPAGSGGGATAGPASERPTRERLAASRRHREEAMSPRMLRLVLDELKATIDPRISEVEGGRRAQVLIERYAGATVARRRDMWLLMSEMFTADPDKVKSAQAKFAAAVGTPDEAAAEVQYRRATVSPRRRLLQRFSVLPEGIRFLVDLRAEMQPYLKKDRRLQALDVEMEYMFSTWFDVGFLELQRISWDSPASLVEKLIKYEAVHDIRSWADVKNRLDSDRRCYGFFHPRLPGEPLIFVEVALIDHMADSITPLLDEQAAASDLGKATTAIFYSISNTQNGLRGVSFGDSLIKRVVETLSAEFPRLRHFATLSPIPGLRSWLTQNAARMLELTPEKERAELGRAVGFEPPSAAHVLQALDKAESLEARPVLRRWLLHCAAHYLGRELVEGKPADPVARFHLGNGARVERLNWMGDPSPKGIKQSFGLMVNYLYDLKRLDRQRDQLAEGKIAVAPSIEDMQF; encoded by the coding sequence ATGAGCGCAACGAGCTGGATCAGCCGCAAGGTCGCGTATCTTTTCCCGCTGGACCGCAAGGGTCTGCTGGTAATGGACGCGGCAGGTTCCCTGCAGACCCCTGCCGGCTCCGGTGGGGGTGCAACGGCGGGGCCGGCCAGTGAGCGGCCCACGCGCGAACGCCTGGCGGCGAGCCGGCGCCACAGGGAAGAGGCCATGTCGCCGCGCATGCTGCGCCTCGTGCTGGATGAGCTCAAGGCCACGATCGATCCACGGATCAGCGAAGTCGAGGGGGGGCGGCGGGCCCAGGTCCTGATCGAGCGTTACGCCGGCGCCACGGTGGCCCGGCGGCGCGACATGTGGCTGCTGATGAGCGAGATGTTCACGGCCGATCCCGACAAGGTCAAAAGCGCCCAGGCCAAGTTTGCAGCCGCGGTCGGCACGCCGGACGAGGCAGCGGCCGAGGTGCAGTACCGGCGGGCCACGGTGTCGCCGCGCCGGCGCCTGCTGCAGCGTTTCAGCGTGCTGCCCGAAGGCATCCGTTTCCTGGTGGACCTGCGGGCCGAGATGCAGCCCTACCTGAAGAAGGACAGGCGGCTGCAGGCGCTGGACGTGGAGATGGAATACATGTTCTCCACCTGGTTCGACGTCGGTTTCCTGGAGTTGCAGCGCATCAGCTGGGATTCGCCGGCCTCCCTGGTCGAAAAGCTGATCAAGTACGAGGCGGTGCATGACATCCGCAGTTGGGCCGACGTCAAGAACCGGCTGGACTCCGACCGCCGCTGCTACGGGTTTTTCCACCCGCGCCTGCCCGGCGAACCCCTGATCTTCGTCGAGGTGGCACTGATCGACCACATGGCTGACAGCATCACGCCCCTGCTCGATGAGCAGGCCGCCGCGTCCGATCTCGGCAAGGCCACCACGGCCATCTTCTACTCCATCAGCAACACCCAGAACGGCTTGCGGGGGGTGAGCTTCGGCGACTCGCTCATCAAGCGGGTGGTGGAGACGCTGAGTGCCGAATTCCCCCGGCTCAGGCATTTCGCCACCCTGTCGCCGATACCCGGCTTGCGGTCCTGGCTGACGCAGAATGCGGCGCGCATGCTGGAGCTGACGCCTGAAAAAGAACGGGCAGAACTGGGGCGGGCCGTGGGTTTCGAGCCGCCGTCCGCAGCCCACGTGCTGCAGGCCCTGGACAAGGCCGAGTCGCTGGAGGCCAGGCCGGTCCTGCGCCGCTGGCTGCTGCACTGCGCGGCACATTACCTGGGACGCGAGCTGGTCGAGGGCAAACCCGCCGATCCCGTCGCGCGTTTCCACCTGGGCAACGGGGCACGTGTCGAGCGCCTGAACTGGATGGGTGATCCCTCGCCCAAAGGCATCAAGCAGTCGTTTGGCCTGATGGTCAACTACCTCTACGATCTCAAGCGCCTGGACCGGCAGCGGGACCAGCTGGCAGAGGGCAAAATAGCGGTGGCGCCCTCCATTGAGGACATGCAGTTCTGA
- a CDS encoding TIGR00645 family protein — MSSPEPSKASPLRPLPALIFSSRWLQLPLYLGLIAAQGVYVFHFLVELLHLIEAAFGSQTALQALVTSIGYKTTAPITTLNETVIMLVVLALIDVVMISNLLIMVIVGGYETFVSRMDLEGHRDQPEWLSHVNASVLKVKLATAIIGISSIHLLKTFINADNYTDRVLIAQTVIHITFLLSAIAIAYTDRLMSAPAAEHH; from the coding sequence ATGTCCAGCCCCGAACCGTCCAAAGCCTCCCCCCTGCGCCCCCTGCCCGCCCTGATTTTTTCCAGCCGCTGGCTGCAGTTGCCCCTGTACCTGGGCCTGATTGCCGCGCAGGGCGTTTACGTCTTTCACTTCCTGGTCGAACTGCTGCACCTGATCGAGGCTGCCTTTGGCAGCCAGACCGCCCTGCAGGCCCTGGTCACCAGCATCGGCTACAAGACGACGGCACCGATCACCACCCTGAACGAAACGGTGATCATGCTGGTGGTGCTGGCACTGATCGACGTGGTCATGATCTCCAACCTGCTGATCATGGTCATCGTCGGCGGCTACGAGACCTTCGTCAGCCGCATGGACCTCGAAGGCCACCGCGACCAGCCCGAATGGCTGAGCCACGTCAACGCCTCGGTGCTCAAGGTCAAGCTGGCCACCGCCATCATCGGCATCAGCTCCATCCATCTGCTCAAGACCTTCATCAACGCCGACAACTACACCGACCGGGTGCTGATCGCCCAGACTGTCATCCACATCACCTTCCTGCTGTCGGCCATCGCCATCGCCTACACCGACAGGCTGATGTCGGCCCCGGCCGCAGAACACCACTGA
- a CDS encoding TIGR04438 family Trp-rich protein, with protein MYFLGLGIILLLMKYLDIDPVVGWSWWVVLAPFGMAAAWWAWADASGYTRRKAMEREDKRRLDRLNKQRDAMGLKRRR; from the coding sequence ATGTATTTTCTGGGACTGGGCATCATCCTGCTGCTGATGAAATATCTCGATATCGATCCGGTCGTGGGCTGGAGTTGGTGGGTGGTCCTGGCGCCTTTTGGCATGGCGGCCGCCTGGTGGGCCTGGGCCGATGCCAGCGGTTATACGCGGCGCAAGGCCATGGAACGCGAGGACAAACGGCGTCTGGACCGGCTCAACAAGCAGCGTGATGCCATGGGCCTCAAGCGCCGTCGCTGA